One Erythrobacter aureus DNA segment encodes these proteins:
- the ctaD gene encoding cytochrome c oxidase subunit I yields the protein MATTADSFQAHTDDHAHDADHKPGFFARWFMSTNHKDIGTLYLIFAIMAGIVGGAISGIMRMELAEPGIQYLQWWAEFMGGTPDFDTSLHMWNVFITAHGLIMVFFMVMPAMIGGFGNWFVPLMIGAPDMAFPRMNNISFWLTVAGFVSLLFSLFVPGGTGPGAGVGWTVYAPLSTTGSTGPAVDFAIFSLHLAGAGSILGATNFITTIFNMRAPGMTLHKMPLFVWSVLVTAFLLLLALPVLAAAITMLITDRNFGTTFFDPAGGGDPILYQHLFWFFGHPEVYIMILPGFGMISQIVSTFSRKPVFGYLGMAYAMVAIGVVGFVVWAHHMYTVGLDVNTKMYFTAATMVIAVPTGVKIFSWIATMWGGSIEFKSPMVWAIGMIFLFTVGGVTGVYLANGGVDDVVHDTYFVVAHFHYVLSMGAVFSMFAGFYYWFPKMSGRMHSELLSHLHFWGFFIGVNVLFFPQHFLGLQGMPRRYPDYADAYAYWNEISSFGYTIMALSMIFFFVNIVYAFVAGKKAADNPWGEGATTLEWTLSSPPPFHQFETLPVIEDHHTAHDHMSKPATA from the coding sequence ATGGCAACCACCGCCGACAGCTTCCAGGCTCACACCGACGACCACGCGCACGACGCCGACCACAAGCCCGGTTTCTTCGCGCGCTGGTTCATGTCCACCAACCACAAGGACATCGGCACGCTCTACCTGATCTTCGCGATCATGGCGGGTATCGTGGGCGGTGCTATCTCCGGCATCATGCGTATGGAGCTGGCGGAGCCCGGCATCCAGTATTTGCAGTGGTGGGCCGAATTCATGGGCGGGACGCCCGATTTCGACACCTCCCTGCATATGTGGAACGTGTTCATTACCGCGCACGGCCTGATCATGGTCTTCTTCATGGTCATGCCGGCGATGATCGGTGGCTTTGGCAACTGGTTCGTGCCGCTGATGATCGGTGCGCCGGACATGGCGTTCCCGCGCATGAACAATATTTCGTTCTGGTTGACCGTGGCGGGCTTCGTCTCGCTGCTGTTCTCGCTGTTCGTGCCGGGCGGCACGGGTCCGGGCGCGGGCGTGGGCTGGACGGTCTATGCGCCGCTTTCGACGACCGGTTCGACCGGTCCGGCAGTCGATTTCGCGATCTTCTCGCTCCACCTTGCGGGCGCGGGTTCGATCCTGGGTGCGACCAACTTCATCACCACCATCTTCAACATGCGTGCGCCGGGCATGACCCTGCACAAGATGCCGCTGTTCGTGTGGTCGGTGCTGGTTACCGCGTTCCTGCTGCTGCTGGCCCTTCCGGTCCTTGCCGCGGCGATCACCATGCTGATCACCGACCGTAACTTCGGCACGACCTTCTTCGATCCCGCAGGCGGCGGTGACCCGATCCTCTACCAGCACCTCTTCTGGTTCTTCGGTCACCCGGAAGTCTACATCATGATCCTGCCGGGCTTCGGCATGATCTCGCAGATCGTATCGACCTTCAGCCGCAAGCCGGTGTTCGGCTATCTCGGCATGGCCTATGCCATGGTCGCGATCGGCGTCGTCGGCTTCGTCGTGTGGGCCCACCACATGTACACCGTCGGCCTCGACGTTAACACGAAGATGTACTTCACTGCGGCGACCATGGTCATCGCGGTCCCGACGGGCGTAAAGATCTTCAGCTGGATCGCCACGATGTGGGGCGGCTCGATCGAGTTCAAATCACCCATGGTCTGGGCGATCGGCATGATCTTCCTGTTCACCGTCGGCGGCGTGACCGGCGTCTATCTCGCCAATGGCGGCGTGGACGACGTGGTCCACGATACCTATTTCGTGGTCGCGCACTTCCACTACGTGCTGTCGATGGGCGCGGTGTTCTCCATGTTCGCCGGCTTCTACTACTGGTTCCCGAAGATGAGCGGCCGGATGCACTCCGAACTGCTTTCGCACCTGCACTTCTGGGGCTTCTTCATCGGCGTGAACGTGCTGTTCTTCCCGCAGCACTTCCTGGGCCTGCAGGGCATGCCGCGCCGTTATCCGGACTATGCCGATGCCTATGCCTACTGGAACGAGATCAGCTCGTTCGGCTACACCATCATGGCGCTGTCGATGATCTTCTTCTTCGTGAACATCGTCTACGCTTTCGTGGCTGGCAAGAAGGCCGCCGACAATCCGTGGGGTGAAGGTGCGACCACGCTCGAATGGACGTTGTCGAGCCCGCCGCCGTTCCACCAGTTCGAAACGCTCCCCGTGATCGAGGACCACCACACGGCCCACGATCACATGAGCAAGCCGGCCACGGCCTAA
- a CDS encoding alpha/beta fold hydrolase, whose amino-acid sequence MPEMRTIDTGQVSLRCAIAGEGPLVLMVHGFPESWYSWRHQIEPIARAGFTACAIDVRGYGGSDKPYPVEAYAMERIVGDLVGLRQALSPKAPAVLIGHDWGAPIVWNSALTHPADFRAVAGLSVPFAGVPQRPFTEVFHEHFTSQGRFFYQEYFQKPGIAEAEAEKDPRDFIQRMMYSISGDVPPAITGTSPMARPSLRGCPILPRLVAERRRSRFL is encoded by the coding sequence ATGCCCGAAATGCGTACCATCGATACCGGCCAGGTGAGCCTGCGCTGCGCGATCGCGGGTGAGGGTCCGCTCGTTCTGATGGTCCATGGTTTTCCGGAAAGCTGGTATTCCTGGCGCCATCAGATCGAACCGATCGCGCGGGCCGGTTTTACCGCCTGCGCCATCGATGTGCGCGGCTATGGCGGTTCGGATAAGCCCTATCCGGTGGAGGCTTACGCAATGGAGCGGATCGTGGGCGATCTGGTCGGTTTGCGGCAGGCGCTTTCTCCCAAGGCGCCCGCAGTATTGATCGGTCACGACTGGGGGGCGCCGATCGTGTGGAATTCGGCGCTCACCCATCCTGCGGATTTCCGGGCAGTCGCCGGCCTATCGGTGCCTTTCGCCGGTGTGCCCCAGCGCCCGTTCACCGAGGTCTTTCACGAACATTTCACCTCGCAGGGGCGTTTTTTCTACCAGGAATACTTCCAGAAGCCCGGCATCGCCGAGGCCGAAGCGGAAAAAGACCCGCGCGATTTCATCCAGCGTATGATGTATTCGATCAGCGGCGACGTGCCCCCGGCGATTACTGGGACAAGCCCTATGGCGCGACCTTCCTTGAGGGGCTGCCCGATCCTGCCCCGTCTCGTGGCTGAACGAAGACGATCTCGATTTCTATGA
- a CDS encoding heme o synthase has protein sequence MTQAVPTQLPAEWRDFFALTKPRVMSLVIFTGLCGLLAAPGSIHPVLGFTAILCIALGAGGAAALNQWWEADIDAGMKRTAARPLPAGRMNRTDARDFGIFISAASVVIMGLGVNWLAAAILALSIFYYAVIYTIWLKPRTPQNIVIGGGAGAFPPMIGWVAVTGDITLMPVLLFLIIFMWTPPHFWALALFVKTDYANVGIPMMPVVKGERSTRRQILIYAVLLVPIAAAPWFIGGTSYVYGVASLALTFAFLALSFPVAFRQAGENDTMKPEKRLFAFSIVYLFALFAALVVDRMLAYQGWI, from the coding sequence ATGACTCAGGCAGTTCCTACCCAGCTCCCCGCAGAATGGCGCGATTTCTTTGCGCTGACCAAGCCGCGCGTGATGAGCCTGGTGATCTTCACCGGCCTGTGCGGCCTGCTTGCGGCTCCCGGCAGCATCCATCCCGTGCTCGGCTTCACGGCCATCCTGTGTATTGCACTGGGTGCGGGCGGGGCGGCAGCGCTCAACCAGTGGTGGGAAGCCGATATCGATGCGGGGATGAAGCGCACTGCCGCGCGGCCGCTTCCCGCGGGTCGCATGAACCGCACCGACGCGCGCGATTTCGGAATATTTATTTCGGCCGCCTCGGTCGTCATCATGGGGCTGGGCGTGAACTGGCTCGCGGCGGCGATCCTCGCGCTGTCGATCTTCTACTATGCGGTGATCTACACGATCTGGCTCAAGCCGCGCACGCCGCAGAACATCGTTATCGGGGGCGGGGCGGGGGCTTTCCCGCCGATGATCGGGTGGGTCGCGGTCACAGGCGACATCACGCTGATGCCGGTGCTGCTGTTTCTCATCATCTTCATGTGGACCCCGCCGCACTTCTGGGCGCTCGCCCTGTTTGTGAAGACGGATTATGCCAATGTCGGGATCCCGATGATGCCGGTCGTGAAGGGCGAGAGATCGACCCGTCGCCAGATCCTGATATATGCGGTGCTGTTGGTGCCGATTGCCGCCGCGCCGTGGTTTATCGGCGGAACGAGCTACGTCTATGGTGTTGCCTCGCTTGCGCTGACGTTCGCCTTTCTGGCGCTGTCGTTTCCGGTGGCTTTTCGCCAGGCTGGCGAAAACGATACGATGAAACCCGAAAAGCGCTTGTTTGCTTTCAGCATCGTCTACCTGTTCGCGCTTTTCGCCGCGCTGGTGGTGGACCGTATGCTGGCCTATCAGGGATGGATATGA